In a single window of the Pseudomonas entomophila genome:
- the catA gene encoding catechol 1,2-dioxygenase: MTVKISHTPEVQQFFEEAAGFRNDSGNPRLKRIVQRVLQDTARLIEDLEISEDEFWHAVDYLNRLGGRGEAGLLVAGLGIEHFLDLLQDAKDEQAGFTGGTPRTIEGPLYVAGAPIAQGEARMDDGSEEGVATVMFLEGQVLDPSGQPVAGATVDLWHANTRGTYSFFDQSQSAYNLRRRIVTDRDGRYRARSIVPSGYGCDPQGPTQECLDLLGRHGQRPAHIHFFISAPGYRHLTTQINLAGDKYLWDDFAYATRDGLVGEVVFRDGEQGRVAELEFDFQLQQAQGSEAEQRSGRPRALQQA, from the coding sequence ATGACCGTGAAGATTTCCCATACCCCTGAGGTGCAACAGTTCTTCGAAGAGGCCGCAGGCTTTCGCAACGACAGCGGCAACCCGCGCCTCAAACGCATCGTCCAGCGTGTGCTGCAAGACACCGCGCGGCTGATTGAGGACCTGGAGATCAGCGAGGACGAGTTCTGGCACGCCGTCGACTACCTCAACCGCCTGGGCGGGCGCGGCGAGGCCGGGTTGCTGGTGGCGGGGCTGGGCATCGAGCATTTCCTCGACCTGCTGCAGGATGCCAAGGACGAACAGGCCGGCTTCACCGGCGGCACGCCGCGCACGATTGAGGGCCCGTTGTATGTGGCCGGGGCGCCGATCGCCCAGGGCGAGGCGCGCATGGACGATGGCAGCGAGGAGGGTGTGGCCACGGTGATGTTCCTCGAAGGGCAGGTGCTCGACCCCAGCGGCCAGCCGGTGGCGGGTGCCACCGTCGACCTGTGGCATGCCAACACCCGTGGCACCTACTCGTTCTTCGACCAGAGCCAGTCCGCGTACAACCTGCGTCGGCGCATCGTCACCGATAGGGACGGCCGCTACCGCGCGCGCTCCATCGTGCCGTCGGGGTATGGCTGCGATCCGCAGGGGCCGACCCAGGAATGCCTGGACCTGCTCGGCCGCCATGGCCAGCGCCCGGCGCATATCCACTTCTTCATCTCGGCGCCGGGGTACCGTCACCTGACCACCCAGATCAACCTGGCTGGCGACAAGTACCTGTGGGACGACTTCGCCTATGCCACCCGTGACGGGCTGGTGGGGGAAGTGGTGTTCCGTGATGGCGAGCAGGGGCGGGTTGCCGAGCTTGAGTTCGACTTCCAGTTGCAGCAGGCGCAAGGCAGTGAGGCCGAGCAACGCAGCGGGCGGCCGCGGGCCTTGCAGCAGGCTTGA
- the catC gene encoding muconolactone Delta-isomerase produces the protein MLFHVKMTVKLPLDMDPAKAAQLKAEEKELALRLQQEGTWRHLWRIAGHYANYSVFDVPSVEALHDTLMQLPLFPYMAIEVDGLCRHPSSIHADDR, from the coding sequence ATGCTGTTCCACGTGAAGATGACCGTGAAGCTGCCGCTGGACATGGACCCGGCCAAAGCCGCGCAGCTCAAGGCCGAGGAGAAAGAACTGGCCCTGCGCCTGCAACAGGAGGGCACCTGGCGCCACCTGTGGCGCATCGCCGGGCACTACGCCAACTACAGCGTGTTCGACGTGCCCAGCGTCGAGGCCCTGCACGACACGCTGATGCAACTGCCGCTGTTCCCGTACATGGCCATCGAGGTCGACGGCCTGTGCCGCCACCCCTCGTCGATCCACGCCGACGACCGCTGA
- a CDS encoding OprD family porin, translated as MNHTLCVATGLSLLSQPSLAAEGGFFEDAKASLSARNYYFSRDFSDIVGANRQSKAEEWAQGFILDFKSGYTPGTVGFGVDALGLLGVRLDSSPDRVNSGLLPVHGDGRAAGEYSRLAPTFKARLSKTELRVGELQPNLPVLTFSDIRLLPPTYQGVSLSSAGLDGLTLQTGHLSSSHLRNEAGDGKLNAMLGHVPQRQVASDAFNYVGGDYAFNANQSSLSLWYGQLEDIYQQGFVGLKHSKPLGDWVLGANLGYFTAREDGDALLGNIDNQAFFSMFTARLGGHSFGAGYQAMYGDSPFPRVFANITPLGNEVPTYEFAYTDERSYQVRYDYNFAALGIPGLTATVRYITGNNVDTGQGFEGQDRERDIDLGYAVQSGVLKGLGIRVRNAMARSNYRSDIDENRLILVYTWQLF; from the coding sequence ATGAACCACACCCTTTGTGTCGCTACTGGCCTGAGCCTGCTCAGCCAACCTTCGCTGGCCGCCGAAGGCGGTTTCTTCGAGGACGCCAAGGCCAGCCTCAGTGCCCGCAACTATTACTTCAGCCGAGACTTCTCGGATATCGTTGGCGCCAATCGGCAATCCAAAGCCGAGGAGTGGGCCCAGGGCTTCATCCTCGACTTCAAGTCCGGCTATACCCCTGGCACCGTCGGCTTTGGCGTGGATGCGTTGGGCCTGCTGGGGGTCAGGCTCGACAGCAGCCCTGACCGGGTCAACAGCGGGCTGCTGCCGGTGCATGGCGATGGCCGCGCCGCCGGCGAGTACAGCCGCCTGGCGCCGACGTTCAAGGCAAGGCTGTCGAAAACCGAGCTGCGGGTCGGCGAACTGCAACCCAACCTGCCGGTGCTGACCTTCAGCGATATCCGCCTGCTGCCGCCGACCTACCAGGGCGTGAGCCTGAGTTCCGCTGGACTCGATGGCCTGACCCTGCAAACCGGCCACCTGAGCTCCAGCCACCTGCGCAACGAAGCGGGCGACGGTAAGCTCAACGCCATGCTCGGCCATGTGCCCCAGCGCCAGGTCGCCAGTGATGCCTTCAACTATGTGGGCGGCGACTACGCCTTCAACGCCAACCAGAGCAGCCTGAGCCTGTGGTATGGCCAGCTGGAGGATATCTACCAGCAGGGCTTCGTCGGCCTCAAGCACAGCAAGCCGCTGGGCGATTGGGTGCTGGGCGCCAACCTCGGTTACTTCACCGCCCGTGAAGACGGCGACGCACTGCTGGGCAACATCGACAACCAGGCGTTCTTTTCAATGTTTACCGCCCGGCTTGGCGGCCACAGCTTCGGTGCCGGCTACCAGGCCATGTACGGCGACAGCCCGTTTCCCCGGGTGTTCGCCAACATCACGCCGCTGGGCAACGAAGTGCCGACGTATGAGTTCGCCTACACCGACGAGCGCTCCTACCAGGTGCGTTACGACTATAACTTCGCAGCCTTGGGCATTCCTGGGCTGACGGCGACGGTACGCTACATCACCGGCAACAATGTCGACACGGGGCAGGGTTTCGAAGGCCAGGACCGCGAGCGCGACATCGACCTGGGCTACGCGGTGCAGAGCGGGGTGCTCAAGGGGCTGGGGATCCGGGTGAGGAACGCCATGGCGCGGTCGAACTACCGCAGTGATATCGACGAGAACCGCTTGATCCTGGTGTACACCTGGCAGTTGTTCTGA
- a CDS encoding FAD-dependent oxidoreductase, with protein MTLHAVATFAELDEQRPLRAQAGSEEVILVRHGDQVRAYQGNCPHAGAPLDEGVVCAGLLVCPWHKAAFAVDEGAVCEPPALVDLRRYPVQLKDGQVWVDDQPLPRAEPPLHSDARTFVIIGAGAAGSAAVATLLGHGFAGRLLWIDQEPQGAYDRTALSKFVIAGQMPPDEVPSLLEPDDLRRGQLQRLHAKVRALDVDKREIALADGKSLKYDAALLATGGKPRRPDLPGAQLPGICVLRSREDAARLLDLAEPGQPVVIVGDGFIGLEAASALRKYGLQVHVVTRHPLPLVKQLGERIGRTLRELHERKGVVFHGPTEVTAFEGKERVEAVVLANGERLATPLVLLGTGVSPATRYVQGLPLAEDGAIEVDAHLQASAGLWAAGDIARFPLAGRPVRIEHWRLAQQHGVIAAANMLGERRRYDDVPFFWTYQHGRTYEVLGHGRYWNRIEFVGEPEHGDFIALQCIDDEVEAVIAKGYSDAMALLSQRMKRPLSSREARELIDTASHMTQ; from the coding sequence ATGACCCTGCACGCCGTCGCCACCTTCGCCGAGCTCGATGAACAGCGCCCGTTGCGGGCCCAGGCCGGCAGCGAAGAAGTCATCCTGGTGCGCCATGGCGATCAGGTGCGCGCCTACCAGGGCAACTGCCCCCACGCCGGGGCGCCCCTGGATGAGGGCGTGGTCTGCGCCGGCCTGCTGGTCTGCCCCTGGCACAAGGCGGCGTTCGCCGTGGACGAAGGTGCCGTGTGCGAGCCACCGGCGCTGGTCGACCTGCGCCGCTACCCGGTGCAGCTCAAGGATGGCCAGGTCTGGGTGGATGACCAGCCGCTGCCCAGGGCCGAGCCACCCTTGCACAGCGATGCCCGCACCTTCGTCATCATCGGTGCCGGCGCGGCAGGCAGCGCCGCCGTGGCGACCTTGCTCGGCCATGGCTTTGCCGGGCGGCTTTTGTGGATCGACCAAGAGCCGCAAGGGGCCTACGACCGCACGGCCCTGAGCAAATTCGTCATCGCCGGGCAGATGCCCCCCGACGAAGTGCCATCGTTGCTGGAGCCTGACGATTTGCGCCGGGGCCAGTTGCAGCGCCTGCACGCCAAGGTCCGTGCGCTGGATGTCGACAAGCGCGAGATCGCGCTGGCCGACGGCAAGTCGCTCAAGTACGACGCCGCCTTGCTGGCCACCGGTGGCAAGCCCCGGCGCCCGGACCTGCCTGGCGCCCAGTTGCCCGGTATCTGTGTGCTGCGCTCGCGGGAAGATGCCGCGCGCCTGCTCGACCTGGCCGAACCCGGCCAGCCGGTGGTGATCGTCGGGGATGGCTTCATCGGCCTGGAGGCCGCCTCGGCGCTGCGCAAGTATGGCTTGCAGGTGCACGTGGTCACGCGCCATCCGCTGCCTCTGGTCAAACAGCTGGGTGAGCGCATTGGCCGAACGCTACGTGAACTCCATGAACGCAAGGGCGTGGTGTTCCACGGCCCGACCGAAGTGACCGCCTTTGAGGGCAAGGAACGCGTCGAAGCTGTAGTGCTGGCCAACGGCGAACGCCTGGCCACCCCGCTGGTGCTGCTGGGCACCGGCGTCTCCCCGGCGACGCGTTATGTGCAGGGCCTGCCCCTGGCCGAGGACGGCGCCATCGAGGTCGACGCCCATCTACAAGCCAGCGCCGGCCTGTGGGCAGCCGGCGACATTGCCCGCTTTCCCCTTGCCGGCCGCCCGGTGCGCATCGAACATTGGCGCCTGGCCCAGCAGCACGGGGTGATCGCCGCCGCCAACATGCTCGGTGAGCGGCGCCGCTATGACGACGTGCCGTTCTTCTGGACCTACCAGCACGGGCGCACCTACGAGGTGCTCGGGCATGGCCGCTACTGGAACCGCATCGAGTTCGTCGGCGAGCCGGAGCATGGCGATTTCATCGCCTTGCAGTGCATTGACGACGAAGTCGAGGCGGTAATCGCCAAGGGTTATTCGGATGCCATGGCCCTGTTGTCGCAACGCATGAAGCGCCCACTGTCGAGCCGCGAAGCCCGCGAACTGATCGACACCGCTAGCCACATGACCCAATGA
- a CDS encoding efflux RND transporter permease subunit, with protein sequence MSKFFINRPNFAWVMALFISLAGLLVIPALPVAQYPSVAPPQISITASYPGASAKVLVESVTSIIEESLNGAKGLLYYESTNNSNGVAEVLVTFEPGTEPDMAQVDVQNRLKKAEARMPQAVLTQGLKVEQASSGFLLIYALTSTASDSGDTTALADYAVRNINNELLRVPGVGKLQFFSSEAAMRVWVDPQKLVGYGLSIDDINTAIRGQNVQVPAGSFGSTPGASEQELTATLAVQGTLDSPEAFAGIVLRANPDGSRVLLGDVARVAIGSENYNLSSRLDGHPAVAGAVQLAPGANAIQTATLVKERLAELSPFFPEGVEYSVPYDTSRFVDVAIEKVIHTLIEAMVLVFLVMFLFLQNVRYTLIPSIVVPVCLLGTLMVMKLLGFSVNMMTMFGMVLAIGILVDDAIVVVENVERLMAEEGLSPAAATVKAMGQVSGAIIGITLVLAAVFLPLAFMSGSVGVIYQQFSVSLAVSILFSGFLALTFTPALCATLLKPVPHGHHEKGGFFGAFNRAFARVTERYSVMNSALVARAGRWMLAYVGILVVLGYSYLRLPEAFVPSEDLGYSIVDVQLPPGASRVRTDHTAEALEKFLMSREAVASSFIVSGFSFSGQGDNAALAFPTYKDWSVRGQEQSAEAETAAVNAQFAANGDGAITAVMPPPIDGLGNSGGFALRLMDRGGLGREALLAARDQLLARANANPVILYAMMEGLAEAPQLRVQIDREKARALGVSFETINSTLATAFGSAVINDFTNAGRQQRVVVQAEQGERMTPESVLRLYAPNVRGEQVPFSAFVTTKWEEGPVQLVRYNGYPSIRIAGDAAPGSSTGQAMAEMERLVSELPPGIGYAWTGLSYQEKVSSGQAAGLFALAILVVFLLLVALYESWAIPLTVMLIVPIGALGAVWAVMLTGMPNDVYFKVGLITIIGLAAKNAILIVEFAKELWEQGYSLGDAAIEAARLRLRPIVMTSMAFILGVVPLAIATGAGAASQRAIGTGVIGGMLSATLLGVVFVPICFVFVLKLLKRKPAPVKHAVEAVE encoded by the coding sequence ATGTCCAAGTTCTTCATCAATCGGCCGAACTTCGCCTGGGTCATGGCGCTGTTCATTTCCCTGGCCGGCCTGCTGGTGATCCCGGCGCTGCCGGTGGCCCAGTACCCCAGCGTGGCACCGCCACAGATCTCCATCACCGCCAGCTACCCGGGCGCTTCGGCCAAGGTGCTGGTGGAGTCGGTGACCAGCATCATCGAAGAGTCGCTCAACGGCGCCAAGGGCCTGCTGTACTACGAGTCCACCAACAACTCCAACGGCGTCGCCGAGGTGCTGGTGACCTTCGAGCCTGGCACCGAGCCGGACATGGCCCAGGTGGACGTGCAGAACCGCCTGAAGAAGGCCGAGGCGCGCATGCCCCAGGCTGTGCTGACCCAGGGCCTGAAGGTCGAGCAGGCCAGCTCCGGCTTCCTGCTGATCTACGCCCTGACCAGCACCGCCAGCGACAGCGGCGACACCACGGCCCTGGCCGACTACGCGGTGCGCAACATCAACAACGAACTGCTGCGCGTGCCCGGCGTGGGCAAGCTGCAGTTCTTCTCTTCCGAAGCGGCCATGCGGGTCTGGGTCGACCCACAGAAGCTGGTGGGCTATGGCCTGTCCATCGACGACATCAACACTGCCATCCGTGGCCAGAACGTCCAGGTGCCGGCCGGCAGCTTTGGCAGCACCCCGGGGGCCAGCGAGCAGGAGCTGACCGCGACCTTGGCGGTGCAGGGCACCCTGGACTCCCCCGAGGCGTTCGCTGGTATCGTCCTGCGCGCCAACCCCGATGGCTCCCGCGTGCTGCTCGGCGATGTCGCGCGCGTGGCCATCGGCAGCGAGAACTACAACCTGTCCTCGCGCCTGGACGGCCACCCGGCCGTGGCCGGCGCGGTGCAACTGGCGCCCGGCGCCAACGCCATCCAGACCGCGACGCTGGTCAAGGAGCGCCTGGCGGAGCTGTCGCCGTTCTTCCCCGAGGGCGTCGAGTACTCGGTGCCCTACGACACCTCGCGTTTCGTCGATGTGGCCATCGAGAAGGTGATCCACACCCTGATCGAAGCCATGGTGCTGGTGTTCCTGGTGATGTTCCTGTTCCTGCAGAACGTGCGCTACACCCTGATCCCGTCGATCGTGGTGCCGGTGTGCCTGCTGGGCACGCTGATGGTGATGAAGCTGCTTGGTTTTTCGGTGAACATGATGACCATGTTCGGTATGGTGCTGGCCATCGGCATCCTGGTGGACGACGCCATCGTGGTGGTGGAGAACGTCGAGCGGCTGATGGCCGAAGAAGGCCTGTCGCCGGCGGCGGCCACGGTCAAGGCGATGGGGCAGGTGTCGGGGGCGATCATCGGTATCACCCTGGTGCTGGCCGCAGTGTTCCTGCCGCTGGCGTTCATGTCAGGTTCGGTGGGGGTGATCTACCAGCAGTTTTCCGTGTCGCTGGCGGTGTCGATCCTGTTCTCCGGCTTCCTGGCCCTGACCTTCACCCCGGCGCTGTGCGCCACGCTGCTCAAACCGGTGCCCCACGGCCACCACGAAAAGGGCGGTTTCTTCGGCGCCTTCAACCGCGCCTTCGCCCGGGTGACCGAGCGCTACTCGGTGATGAACAGCGCCCTGGTGGCCCGCGCCGGGCGCTGGATGCTGGCCTACGTCGGCATCCTGGTGGTGCTTGGCTACTCCTACCTGCGCCTGCCGGAGGCCTTCGTGCCGTCCGAGGATTTGGGCTACAGCATCGTCGATGTGCAACTGCCACCGGGCGCCAGCCGGGTGCGTACCGACCACACCGCCGAAGCGTTGGAGAAGTTCCTGATGTCCCGCGAGGCGGTGGCCAGCTCGTTCATCGTCAGCGGCTTCAGCTTCTCGGGCCAGGGTGACAATGCCGCGCTGGCGTTCCCCACCTACAAGGACTGGTCCGTGCGTGGCCAGGAGCAGTCGGCGGAGGCGGAAACCGCGGCCGTCAACGCGCAGTTCGCGGCCAATGGCGACGGCGCCATCACTGCGGTCATGCCGCCACCGATCGACGGCCTGGGTAACTCGGGTGGTTTCGCCTTGCGCCTGATGGACCGTGGCGGCCTGGGCCGCGAAGCATTGCTGGCGGCCCGTGACCAACTGCTGGCCCGCGCCAATGCCAACCCGGTGATCCTCTACGCCATGATGGAAGGCCTGGCCGAAGCGCCGCAGCTGCGGGTGCAGATCGACCGCGAGAAGGCCCGCGCCCTGGGCGTGAGCTTCGAGACCATCAACAGCACCCTGGCCACCGCTTTCGGTTCGGCGGTGATCAACGACTTCACCAATGCCGGGCGCCAGCAACGCGTGGTGGTGCAGGCCGAGCAGGGTGAGCGGATGACCCCGGAAAGCGTGCTGCGCCTGTACGCGCCCAATGTCAGGGGCGAGCAGGTGCCGTTCAGTGCCTTTGTCACCACCAAGTGGGAGGAGGGCCCGGTGCAACTGGTGCGCTACAACGGCTACCCGTCGATCCGCATCGCCGGCGACGCTGCCCCGGGTTCCAGCACTGGCCAGGCGATGGCCGAGATGGAACGCCTGGTCAGTGAGCTGCCGCCCGGCATCGGTTACGCCTGGACCGGCTTGTCGTACCAGGAGAAGGTCTCCAGCGGCCAGGCCGCCGGCCTGTTCGCCCTGGCCATCCTGGTGGTGTTCCTGCTGCTGGTGGCGCTGTACGAAAGCTGGGCGATCCCGTTGACGGTGATGCTGATCGTGCCGATCGGCGCCCTGGGCGCGGTGTGGGCGGTGATGCTCACCGGCATGCCCAACGATGTGTACTTCAAGGTCGGCCTGATCACCATCATTGGCCTGGCGGCGAAGAACGCCATCCTCATCGTCGAGTTCGCCAAGGAACTGTGGGAGCAGGGTTACAGCCTGGGCGACGCCGCCATCGAGGCCGCGCGCCTGCGCTTGCGTCCGATCGTGATGACTTCCATGGCCTTCATCCTCGGCGTGGTGCCGCTGGCGATCGCCACCGGTGCCGGCGCGGCCAGCCAACGCGCCATCGGTACCGGGGTGATTGGCGGCATGCTCAGCGCCACCTTGCTGGGCGTGGTGTTCGTGCCGATCTGCTTCGTCTTCGTGCTGAAGCTGCTCAAGCGCAAGCCGGCCCCGGTGAAACATGCGGTCGAGGCCGTGGAGTGA
- a CDS encoding metal-dependent hydrolase, with amino-acid sequence MDSLTQAVLGAALQGTVLGRIQGRRSLFYGAALATLPDLDVLIRYADPVSRMTYHRGFSHSLFVLTGLALLLALLVTWLGQRHWPEKGYTWPRAFLAFWLVLVTHPILDAFTVYGTQLFWPLQPIPASWAAVFIIDPVYTVPLLLAVGYALVRGLAGRAMPLLALALAFSTFYLGFGLAGRLAAEQRFQQALNQQGIATSEVRAVPLAFNSLIWRVLAKTPEGDYYEGVSSWFDRAPPEMQRQPLNLAAAKVLEGVPLHERLRWFTDNWLRYDVMGDSLVVSDLRMGTPGNYSFRFEMARRDGAGQWAAIQPRPWVGIGVSSMFNAEDLALIWRRILEPQPPLPLASWMDKYLSQAR; translated from the coding sequence TTGGACTCACTCACCCAAGCCGTCCTCGGCGCCGCCCTGCAGGGCACCGTGCTGGGCCGCATCCAGGGCCGTCGTTCACTGTTCTACGGCGCCGCCCTGGCCACCCTGCCAGACCTCGACGTGCTCATCCGCTACGCCGACCCGGTGTCACGGATGACCTACCACCGTGGGTTCTCCCATTCGCTGTTCGTGCTCACCGGCCTTGCATTGCTGCTGGCCCTGTTGGTTACCTGGCTAGGGCAGAGACATTGGCCGGAAAAGGGCTACACCTGGCCGAGGGCCTTCCTGGCGTTCTGGCTGGTGCTGGTCACCCACCCGATCCTCGATGCATTCACCGTCTACGGCACCCAACTGTTCTGGCCATTGCAGCCGATACCGGCCAGCTGGGCAGCGGTGTTCATCATCGACCCGGTCTACACCGTGCCGTTGCTGCTGGCGGTGGGCTACGCGCTGGTCCGTGGCCTGGCTGGCAGGGCGATGCCGCTGCTGGCCCTGGCATTGGCCTTCAGTACTTTCTACCTAGGCTTTGGCCTGGCCGGGCGGCTCGCCGCCGAGCAGCGTTTTCAGCAGGCGCTGAACCAGCAAGGGATCGCCACGAGCGAGGTGCGCGCAGTACCGCTGGCCTTCAACAGCCTGATCTGGCGGGTACTGGCGAAAACCCCGGAAGGCGATTACTACGAGGGGGTGAGCAGCTGGTTCGACCGTGCGCCGCCCGAGATGCAGCGCCAGCCGCTGAACCTGGCGGCGGCGAAGGTGCTTGAAGGCGTGCCGCTGCACGAGCGTCTGCGCTGGTTTACCGACAACTGGCTGCGCTACGACGTGATGGGCGATTCGCTGGTGGTCAGCGACCTGCGCATGGGCACCCCGGGCAACTACAGTTTCCGCTTCGAGATGGCCCGCCGCGACGGCGCCGGGCAGTGGGCCGCGATCCAGCCACGGCCGTGGGTTGGCATCGGGGTCAGTTCCATGTTCAATGCCGAGGACCTCGCTCTGATCTGGCGGCGCATCCTCGAGCCGCAACCGCCGTTGCCGCTGGCCAGCTGGATGGACAAATACCTGTCCCAGGCGCGCTGA
- a CDS encoding aldo/keto reductase: MIYRPLGHSGLQVSALTLGSMMFGEQTSTEDALRIIDKAWDQGINFIDTADVYNGGRSEEIVGEAVARNRQDWIVASKAGYGPADGVPNRSGLSRKHLFNALEASLTRLGSDYLDIYYLHREDHAVPLEETVRAIGDLLAQGKIRYWGVSNFRGWRIAEICNVAERLGVAKPVVSQPLYNIVNRQAEPEQLTAAAYHGLGVVPFSPLARGVLSGKYAPGSTPEAGSRAGRQDKRIMEVEWRQESLAIAQKIHAYTEAKGVGIVEFAIAWVLNNRLVSSAIVGPRTEAQWATYAGALEVKVTAEDEAFIDSLVTPGHASTPGFNDVAHFVTGRVPRA; encoded by the coding sequence ATGATCTACCGCCCCCTCGGCCACTCTGGCCTGCAAGTCTCGGCCCTCACCCTGGGCAGCATGATGTTCGGTGAACAGACCAGCACCGAAGACGCGCTGCGCATCATCGACAAGGCCTGGGACCAGGGCATCAACTTCATCGACACCGCCGACGTGTACAACGGCGGGCGCTCGGAGGAGATCGTCGGCGAAGCGGTGGCGCGCAACCGGCAGGACTGGATCGTCGCCTCCAAAGCCGGCTACGGCCCGGCCGATGGCGTGCCCAACCGTAGCGGCCTGTCGCGCAAGCACCTGTTCAACGCCCTCGAAGCCAGCCTCACGCGCCTGGGCAGCGACTACCTGGACATCTACTACCTGCACCGCGAGGACCACGCGGTGCCGTTGGAAGAAACCGTGCGCGCCATCGGCGACCTGCTGGCCCAGGGCAAGATCCGCTACTGGGGCGTGAGCAACTTCCGCGGCTGGCGCATCGCCGAGATCTGCAACGTCGCCGAGCGCCTGGGCGTGGCCAAGCCGGTGGTCAGCCAGCCGCTGTACAACATCGTCAACCGCCAGGCCGAGCCGGAGCAGCTGACTGCCGCCGCCTACCACGGCCTTGGCGTGGTGCCGTTCAGCCCCCTGGCCCGGGGCGTGCTCAGCGGCAAGTACGCGCCGGGCTCGACACCGGAGGCAGGCAGCCGCGCCGGGCGCCAGGACAAGCGGATCATGGAGGTCGAATGGCGCCAGGAGTCGCTGGCCATCGCCCAGAAGATCCACGCCTACACCGAGGCCAAGGGCGTGGGTATCGTCGAGTTCGCCATCGCCTGGGTGCTGAACAACCGCCTGGTCAGCTCGGCCATCGTCGGGCCGCGCACCGAAGCGCAGTGGGCCACCTACGCCGGCGCGCTGGAGGTCAAGGTCACGGCGGAGGATGAAGCCTTCATCGATTCGCTGGTGACGCCGGGGCATGCCTCGACGCCTGGGTTCAACGACGTGGCGCATTTCGTGACCGGGCGCGTGCCGCGGGCATGA
- a CDS encoding MexC family multidrug efflux RND transporter periplasmic adaptor subunit: MGNLRAIGMASLLTAAIALSGCDGADQPQAAAEVVYPVAVVTVAGEALALASTLPGRVEPMRVAEVRARVAGIVLHKRFEEGADVKAGDVLFQIDPAPFKAALARAEGDQARAQAVQQQAQARVKRYEPLVKIEAVSQQDFDSATAELRSAQAAVRSAQADVQTARLNLGYATVTAPISGRIGRALATEGALVGQGDATLLARIQQLDPIYVDFTQSAADALRLRQALKDGALAGGDDKALTAQVEGTDYQRQGALMFTDVAVDRGTGQVSLRGRFDNADGILLPGMYVRVRTPQGTDQQAILVPQRAVQRGSDGEARVMVVGTGNLAEARSVRTGVMQGARWQITEGLRAGDQVIVGSPAGLAPGMPVSLAQAQQAVAQ, translated from the coding sequence ATGGGCAACTTGCGTGCAATTGGGATGGCCAGCCTGCTGACGGCGGCGATCGCGCTGTCGGGCTGCGACGGGGCGGATCAGCCCCAGGCCGCGGCCGAGGTCGTGTATCCGGTAGCGGTGGTGACCGTGGCCGGCGAGGCGTTGGCCCTGGCCTCGACCCTGCCTGGCCGGGTCGAGCCGATGCGGGTCGCCGAGGTGCGCGCCCGGGTGGCCGGCATCGTCCTGCACAAACGCTTCGAAGAAGGCGCCGACGTCAAGGCCGGCGATGTGCTGTTCCAGATCGACCCGGCGCCGTTCAAGGCCGCCCTGGCGCGGGCCGAGGGCGACCAGGCCCGCGCCCAGGCGGTACAGCAGCAAGCCCAGGCGCGGGTCAAGCGTTACGAGCCGCTGGTCAAGATCGAAGCGGTCAGCCAGCAGGACTTCGACAGCGCCACCGCCGAGCTGCGCAGCGCCCAGGCCGCCGTGCGTTCGGCCCAGGCCGACGTGCAGACCGCGCGCCTGAACCTGGGTTACGCCACGGTCACCGCGCCGATCTCCGGGCGCATCGGCCGTGCGCTTGCCACCGAAGGGGCACTGGTGGGGCAGGGCGATGCCACGCTGCTGGCGCGTATCCAGCAGCTCGACCCGATCTATGTCGATTTCACTCAATCGGCCGCCGATGCCCTGCGCTTGCGCCAGGCACTGAAAGATGGTGCGTTGGCCGGTGGCGACGACAAGGCGCTGACGGCCCAGGTCGAAGGCACCGACTACCAGCGCCAGGGCGCGCTGATGTTCACCGACGTGGCGGTCGACCGCGGCACGGGCCAGGTCAGCTTGCGCGGGCGCTTCGACAATGCCGACGGCATTCTCCTGCCGGGCATGTACGTGCGCGTGCGCACGCCGCAGGGCACCGACCAGCAGGCGATCCTGGTGCCGCAACGCGCCGTGCAGCGCGGCAGCGATGGCGAGGCGCGGGTGATGGTGGTGGGCACCGGCAACCTGGCCGAGGCGCGCAGCGTGCGCACCGGCGTGATGCAGGGCGCGCGCTGGCAGATCACCGAGGGCCTGCGCGCCGGTGACCAGGTCATCGTCGGCAGCCCGGCGGGTCTGGCCCCCGGCATGCCGGTCAGCCTGGCCCAGGCGCAACAAGCCGTGGCGCAATAA